The Sesamum indicum cultivar Zhongzhi No. 13 linkage group LG6, S_indicum_v1.0, whole genome shotgun sequence genome has a segment encoding these proteins:
- the LOC105164021 gene encoding uncharacterized protein LOC105164021 isoform X2, translating into MDQFRQVGEVLGSLKALMVLKHEIQINQRQCCLLFDMLTFAFETISEEIRQHLRFEDRNTKWKALDLPMKELHKVFKEAEFYIKHCIDVKNWWGRAISLHTNKDCVELHIHNLLCCFPVVIEAIETAAEISGVDQEDMQKRRLALTQKYDQGCDDPKLFLWKFGKQYIVPREICHRLEYAWKEDRWLLLEKLEEKKTTAKHEQRLGELLIRKLSNGGTSKGKLLPSNALVGAQDYFVRRRLGSGYPSGGGHLKEIHWLGESFAMRNFYGSVDPLHAEISSVLSLSHPNVLQYHCAFYDEDRKEGFLVMELMSKNLGAYIKEHSGQRNRIPFSIPVAVDIMLQIARGMEYLHSRKIYHGDLNPSNVLLKAKNASIGGFQAKITGFGLTSVMSSTARSPKPTGGDLDIWLAPEVLTELGQPDSKCSTKYTDKADVYSFAMLCFTLLTGKVSFEDGHLQGEKMARNIRAGERPLFSYPSPKYLSNLIKKCWQSNPNQRPTFSSICRILRYIKKNLVINPDHGDPDSPPLLVDYYDLETGYLKKVPGEGSEDLAPVSLIPFQMFTYKVVEREKISGKKWDLATEGSVHRAPSVFDDEQMATMDDLFLAPSDRRSVCSEIIDSKNPTVAADMRSVISETPHRKLFLFDQRSLGSESPGKRFSIAGDQRQVGAGAPERSVSTMDQRPTIIQLTEKRNDQKLTGENPVEVQDKIIIASKVAESQLPSPRPRENGKSELLKVMQQKVEITEILEKKQSLKPIVERKPASLESSQGRISSQATAGCQNLAENVEKGLEQNTESIPKSVLASSTTSTKTEPPTTSIQEPGISENSGKKAKRRKSKDRKTEKRTPNEDLPRSSTARLKKTKLIWSPASSPARALRTCGSSETPKDDSPRSPSSTMRKIKTIFSSDSSLARAFRTPENDSPRSSPSRMKKMMPSFSPASSPSRPFMGYASSKIPKGDSPCSSPARMKKSITSFSTAPSPSRAFNSCASPKRSSASHLKVHSPPKSPMSPCTRCSRLSRQSSLPVAMSQQESQIDHESTQVT; encoded by the exons ATGGATCAGTTCAGACAAGTGGGGGAGGTTTTGGGTAGTCTTAAGGCCTTGATGGTATTAAAACATGAGATTCAAATCAATCAAAGACAATGTTGTTTGCTTTTCGACATGTTAACATTTGCCTTTGAGACAATCTCAGAAGAAATCAGACAGCATTTGAGGTTTGAAGATAGGAATACTAAGTGGAAAGCTCTTGATCTTCCGATGAAAGAGCTCCACAAGGTGTTCAAAGAAGCCGAATTCTATATCAAACACTGCATCGATGTGAAAAACTGGTGGGGCAGAGCAATTAGCCTCCATACAAACAAGGACTGCGTAGAACTGCACATTCACAATTTGCTGTGTTGTTTTCCGGTGGTGATTGAGGCCATTGAGACGGCAGCTGAGATATCTGGAGTTGATCAGGAGGACATGCAGAAGAGGAGACTGGCCCTAACACAAAAGTATGATCAAGGATGTGACGACCCTAAACTTTTCCTGTGGAAATTCGGGAAACAATATATAGTCCCACGAGAAATATGCCATCGTCTGGAGTATGCATGGAAAGAAGATAGATGGTTGCTTCTTGAGAAACtggaagagaagaaaacgACAGCAAAGCATGAGCAGCGGCTTGGTGAATTATTGATTAGGAAACTAAGTAATGGGGGAACGTCGAAGGGAAAGCTCTTACCAAGTAATGCCTTAGTAGGAGCACAAGATTACTTTGTGAGACGGCGACTGGGCTCAGGGTACCCCTCGGGTGGAGGACATCTTAAGGAGATCCATTGGTTGGGGGAGAGTTTTGCTATGAGGAATTTCTATGGGAGTGTTGATCCATTACATGCTGAGATTTCTTCTGTTCTTTCGCTGTCCCATCCTAATGTTTTGCAATATCATTGTGCCTTTTATGATGAAGATAGAAAAGAGGGTTTCCTTGTAATGGAGCTCATGAGCAAGAATCTTGGAGCTTACATAAAAGAGCATTCTGGGCAAAGAAACCGAATCCCATTCTCTATACCAGTTGCTGTTGATATCATGTTGCAGATTGCAAGAGGGATGGAGTACTTACACTCGAGAAAGATCTATCATGGAGATCTTAATCCGTCCAATGTTCTTCTCAAAGCTAAGAACGCTTCCATAGGAGGGTTTCAAGCAAAAATTACCGGGTTTGGGTTGACCTCCGTCATGAGTAGCACTGCAAGAAGTCCCAAGCCAACTGGAGGTGATCTTGATATTTGGTTAGCCCCGGAAGTTCTGACTGAGCTAGGCCAGCCAGATAGCAAATGCAGTACAAAGTACACAGATAAAGCTGACGTCTACAGCTTTGCGATGCTTTGCTTCACACTTCTAACCGGAAAAGTTTCATTTGAAGATGGCCATCTTCAAGGGGAGAAGATGGCTCGAAATATAAGAGCAGGAGAGAGGCCTCTTTTCTCATATCCTTCGCCAAAATACCTTTCAAATCTCATCAAAAAATGCTGGCAGAGTAACCCAAATCAACGCCCGACTTTCTCATCTATATGTAGGATACTGCGATACATCAAGAAGAACCTTGTTATAAATCCTGACCATGGTGATCCCGATTCTCCACCGCTGCTTGTAGACTATTATGACCTGGAGACTGGGTATTTGAAAAAGGTACCAGGGGAAGGGAGTGAGGATTTGGCACCCGTATCTCTAATCCCTTTTCAGATGTTCACATACAAAGTTGTTGAGAGGGAGAAAATCTCTGGTAAGAAATGGGACTTAGCAACTGAAGGCTCGGTTCACCGCGCGCCATCAGTGTTTGATGATGAACAAATGGCGACCATGGATGATCTTTTCCTTGCACCAAGTGATCGGAGATCAGTTTGTTCAGAAATCATTGACTCCAAAAATCCAACCGTTGCTGCCGATATGAGGTCTGTTATATCTGAGACACCACATCGAAAActtttcctatttgatcaGAGGTCATTAGGCTCCGAGAGTCCAGGGAAAAGATTTTCAATTGCTGGTGATCAAAGGCAAGTTGGTGCTGGAGCACCAGAAAGAAGTGTTTCAACAATGGACCAAAGACCAACTATTATCCAGCTCACTGAGAAAAGAAATGATCAAAAGTTAACTGGTGAGAATCCGGTGGAGGTTCaagataagataataatagcATCCAAAGTTGCAGAATCTCAGTTACCTAGTCCCAGGCCTCGAGAAAATGGTAAATCCGAATTACTGAAAGTGATGCAGCAGAAAGTAGAAATTACTGAGATTCTAGAGAAGAAACAATCACTAAAACCGATAGTAGAGCGTAAACCAGCTTCTCTCGAATCTTCACAGGGGAGAATATCTTCTCAGGCTACTGCTGGTTGTCAAAACTTAGCTGAGAATGTAGAAAAGGGACTAGAGCAGAATACAGAATCTATTCCTAAGTCGGTTTTAGCTTCTTCTACAACTTCAACAAAAACTGAACCACCAACTACAAGCATTCAGGAGCCAGGAATTTCTGAGAACTCTGGGAAGAAAGCTAAGCGCAGGAAATCGAAAGACAGAAAGACTGAAAAAA GAACACCAAACGAGGACTTACCGAGGTCTTCAACAGCCAGACTGAAGAAAACAAAGCTCATTTGGTCTCCAGCCTCCTCGCCAGCAAGAGCTTTGAGAACGTGCGGTTCCTCAGAAACACCAAAAGATGACTCACCAAGGTCTCCATCTTCCACAATGAGGAAAATAAAGACCATTTTCTCTTCAGATTCCTCTCTAGCAAGAGCTTTCAGAACACCAGAAAATGATTCCCCAAGGTCTTCACCGAGCAGAATGAAGAAAATGATGCCCAGCTTCTCCCCAGCTTCCTCACCATCAAGACCTTTCATGGGATATGCTTCATCAAAAATACCAAAAGGTGACTCACCATGTTCTTCACCAGCCAGAATGAAGAAATCGATTACCAGTTTCTCCACAGCTCCCTCGCCATCAAGAGCTTTCAATTCGTGTGCTTCACCAAAACGTTCATCAGCTTCTCACTTGAAGGTTCATTCCCCTCCAAAGTCACCAATGAGCCCATGTACACGATGTTCAAGACTTAGTAGACAGAGTTCACTGCCTGTTGCTATGAGCCAACAAGAATCTCAAATAGATCATGAATCAACTCAGGTAACATAG
- the LOC105164021 gene encoding uncharacterized protein LOC105164021 isoform X1, giving the protein MDQFRQVGEVLGSLKALMVLKHEIQINQRQCCLLFDMLTFAFETISEEIRQHLRFEDRNTKWKALDLPMKELHKVFKEAEFYIKHCIDVKNWWGRAISLHTNKDCVELHIHNLLCCFPVVIEAIETAAEISGVDQEDMQKRRLALTQKYDQGCDDPKLFLWKFGKQYIVPREICHRLEYAWKEDRWLLLEKLEEKKTTAKHEQRLGELLIRKLSNGGTSKGKLLPSNALVGAQDYFVRRRLGSGYPSGGGHLKEIHWLGESFAMRNFYGSVDPLHAEISSVLSLSHPNVLQYHCAFYDEDRKEGFLVMELMSKNLGAYIKEHSGQRNRIPFSIPVAVDIMLQIARGMEYLHSRKIYHGDLNPSNVLLKAKNASIGGFQAKITGFGLTSVMSSTARSPKPTGGDLDIWLAPEVLTELGQPDSKCSTKYTDKADVYSFAMLCFTLLTGKVSFEDGHLQGEKMARNIRAGERPLFSYPSPKYLSNLIKKCWQSNPNQRPTFSSICRILRYIKKNLVINPDHGDPDSPPLLVDYYDLETGYLKKVPGEGSEDLAPVSLIPFQMFTYKVVEREKISGKKWDLATEGSVHRAPSVFDDEQMATMDDLFLAPSDRRSVCSEIIDSKNPTVAADMRSVISETPHRKLFLFDQRSLGSESPGKRFSIAGDQRQVGAGAPERSVSTMDQRPTIIQLTEKRNDQKLTGENPVEVQDKIIIASKVAESQLPSPRPRENGKSELLKVMQQKVEITEILEKKQSLKPIVERKPASLESSQGRISSQATAGCQNLAENVEKGLEQNTESIPKSVLASSTTSTKTEPPTTSIQEPGISENSGKKAKRRKSKDRKTEKSTGTPNEDLPRSSTARLKKTKLIWSPASSPARALRTCGSSETPKDDSPRSPSSTMRKIKTIFSSDSSLARAFRTPENDSPRSSPSRMKKMMPSFSPASSPSRPFMGYASSKIPKGDSPCSSPARMKKSITSFSTAPSPSRAFNSCASPKRSSASHLKVHSPPKSPMSPCTRCSRLSRQSSLPVAMSQQESQIDHESTQVT; this is encoded by the exons ATGGATCAGTTCAGACAAGTGGGGGAGGTTTTGGGTAGTCTTAAGGCCTTGATGGTATTAAAACATGAGATTCAAATCAATCAAAGACAATGTTGTTTGCTTTTCGACATGTTAACATTTGCCTTTGAGACAATCTCAGAAGAAATCAGACAGCATTTGAGGTTTGAAGATAGGAATACTAAGTGGAAAGCTCTTGATCTTCCGATGAAAGAGCTCCACAAGGTGTTCAAAGAAGCCGAATTCTATATCAAACACTGCATCGATGTGAAAAACTGGTGGGGCAGAGCAATTAGCCTCCATACAAACAAGGACTGCGTAGAACTGCACATTCACAATTTGCTGTGTTGTTTTCCGGTGGTGATTGAGGCCATTGAGACGGCAGCTGAGATATCTGGAGTTGATCAGGAGGACATGCAGAAGAGGAGACTGGCCCTAACACAAAAGTATGATCAAGGATGTGACGACCCTAAACTTTTCCTGTGGAAATTCGGGAAACAATATATAGTCCCACGAGAAATATGCCATCGTCTGGAGTATGCATGGAAAGAAGATAGATGGTTGCTTCTTGAGAAACtggaagagaagaaaacgACAGCAAAGCATGAGCAGCGGCTTGGTGAATTATTGATTAGGAAACTAAGTAATGGGGGAACGTCGAAGGGAAAGCTCTTACCAAGTAATGCCTTAGTAGGAGCACAAGATTACTTTGTGAGACGGCGACTGGGCTCAGGGTACCCCTCGGGTGGAGGACATCTTAAGGAGATCCATTGGTTGGGGGAGAGTTTTGCTATGAGGAATTTCTATGGGAGTGTTGATCCATTACATGCTGAGATTTCTTCTGTTCTTTCGCTGTCCCATCCTAATGTTTTGCAATATCATTGTGCCTTTTATGATGAAGATAGAAAAGAGGGTTTCCTTGTAATGGAGCTCATGAGCAAGAATCTTGGAGCTTACATAAAAGAGCATTCTGGGCAAAGAAACCGAATCCCATTCTCTATACCAGTTGCTGTTGATATCATGTTGCAGATTGCAAGAGGGATGGAGTACTTACACTCGAGAAAGATCTATCATGGAGATCTTAATCCGTCCAATGTTCTTCTCAAAGCTAAGAACGCTTCCATAGGAGGGTTTCAAGCAAAAATTACCGGGTTTGGGTTGACCTCCGTCATGAGTAGCACTGCAAGAAGTCCCAAGCCAACTGGAGGTGATCTTGATATTTGGTTAGCCCCGGAAGTTCTGACTGAGCTAGGCCAGCCAGATAGCAAATGCAGTACAAAGTACACAGATAAAGCTGACGTCTACAGCTTTGCGATGCTTTGCTTCACACTTCTAACCGGAAAAGTTTCATTTGAAGATGGCCATCTTCAAGGGGAGAAGATGGCTCGAAATATAAGAGCAGGAGAGAGGCCTCTTTTCTCATATCCTTCGCCAAAATACCTTTCAAATCTCATCAAAAAATGCTGGCAGAGTAACCCAAATCAACGCCCGACTTTCTCATCTATATGTAGGATACTGCGATACATCAAGAAGAACCTTGTTATAAATCCTGACCATGGTGATCCCGATTCTCCACCGCTGCTTGTAGACTATTATGACCTGGAGACTGGGTATTTGAAAAAGGTACCAGGGGAAGGGAGTGAGGATTTGGCACCCGTATCTCTAATCCCTTTTCAGATGTTCACATACAAAGTTGTTGAGAGGGAGAAAATCTCTGGTAAGAAATGGGACTTAGCAACTGAAGGCTCGGTTCACCGCGCGCCATCAGTGTTTGATGATGAACAAATGGCGACCATGGATGATCTTTTCCTTGCACCAAGTGATCGGAGATCAGTTTGTTCAGAAATCATTGACTCCAAAAATCCAACCGTTGCTGCCGATATGAGGTCTGTTATATCTGAGACACCACATCGAAAActtttcctatttgatcaGAGGTCATTAGGCTCCGAGAGTCCAGGGAAAAGATTTTCAATTGCTGGTGATCAAAGGCAAGTTGGTGCTGGAGCACCAGAAAGAAGTGTTTCAACAATGGACCAAAGACCAACTATTATCCAGCTCACTGAGAAAAGAAATGATCAAAAGTTAACTGGTGAGAATCCGGTGGAGGTTCaagataagataataatagcATCCAAAGTTGCAGAATCTCAGTTACCTAGTCCCAGGCCTCGAGAAAATGGTAAATCCGAATTACTGAAAGTGATGCAGCAGAAAGTAGAAATTACTGAGATTCTAGAGAAGAAACAATCACTAAAACCGATAGTAGAGCGTAAACCAGCTTCTCTCGAATCTTCACAGGGGAGAATATCTTCTCAGGCTACTGCTGGTTGTCAAAACTTAGCTGAGAATGTAGAAAAGGGACTAGAGCAGAATACAGAATCTATTCCTAAGTCGGTTTTAGCTTCTTCTACAACTTCAACAAAAACTGAACCACCAACTACAAGCATTCAGGAGCCAGGAATTTCTGAGAACTCTGGGAAGAAAGCTAAGCGCAGGAAATCGAAAGACAGAAAGACTGAAAAAAGTACAG GAACACCAAACGAGGACTTACCGAGGTCTTCAACAGCCAGACTGAAGAAAACAAAGCTCATTTGGTCTCCAGCCTCCTCGCCAGCAAGAGCTTTGAGAACGTGCGGTTCCTCAGAAACACCAAAAGATGACTCACCAAGGTCTCCATCTTCCACAATGAGGAAAATAAAGACCATTTTCTCTTCAGATTCCTCTCTAGCAAGAGCTTTCAGAACACCAGAAAATGATTCCCCAAGGTCTTCACCGAGCAGAATGAAGAAAATGATGCCCAGCTTCTCCCCAGCTTCCTCACCATCAAGACCTTTCATGGGATATGCTTCATCAAAAATACCAAAAGGTGACTCACCATGTTCTTCACCAGCCAGAATGAAGAAATCGATTACCAGTTTCTCCACAGCTCCCTCGCCATCAAGAGCTTTCAATTCGTGTGCTTCACCAAAACGTTCATCAGCTTCTCACTTGAAGGTTCATTCCCCTCCAAAGTCACCAATGAGCCCATGTACACGATGTTCAAGACTTAGTAGACAGAGTTCACTGCCTGTTGCTATGAGCCAACAAGAATCTCAAATAGATCATGAATCAACTCAGGTAACATAG
- the LOC110012174 gene encoding protein SPA1-RELATED 2-like, which yields MYVSAAVGLGVSAESIIIAHCLRFPSRFFGMRVKKNWLHIYIWFNAHFLSGTLVSASTDNTLKVWDLNKTSSNSLSRDTCSLTLRGHTDEKNFVGLSAANGYITCGSETNEVFAYYKSLPMPITAHTFGSIDPITGKETEDDNEQFVSSVFWRRKSNMVVAANSSGCILLQMV from the exons ATGTACGTATCTGCTGCAGTAG GACTGGGAGTCTCTGCTGAAAGCATCATAATTGCCCACTGTTTAAGGTTTCCATCCAGGTTCTTTGGAATGAGA GTTAAGAAAAATTGGCTTCACATTTATATTTGGTTTAATGCTCATTTCCTTTCTGGAACTCTTGTTTCTGCATCTACTGACAACACACTGAAGGTTTGGGATCTTAACAAGACAAGTTCCAATTCTTTATCAAGAGACACCTGTAGCTTAACTCTTAGAGGGCATACTGATGAGAAG AACTTTGTGGGTTTATCAGCTGCTAATGGATATATAACATGCGGCTCAGAGACAAATGAG GTGTTTGCCTATTACAAATCTCTGCCCATGCCAATTACTGCACACACATTTGGCTCCATTGATCCCATAACTGGCAAAGAGACTGAAGATGACAATGAACAGTTTGTTTCGAGTGTTTTCTGGAGAAGGAAATCAAATATGGTGGTTGCTGCCAATTCATCTGGGTGTATACTTCTGCAGATGGTTTAG